The following proteins come from a genomic window of Nitrospirota bacterium:
- a CDS encoding sigma-54-dependent Fis family transcriptional regulator, producing the protein MLRTLLIIDDEATIRESLRVTLKDRFGLQMAPGGEEGLKLLTQEEIDLVLLDLSMPQMNGIEVLKSIRLLKPLLPVIMLTGTAMVKSAVEAMKAGATDYLTKPFDPEELVLVIGNVLSKTSLEKEVLRLHQEIDTLYNFEHLVGISQVMNEIYEKIELLADTKTTVLITGESGTGKELVARALHYNSNRKNRPFVAINCAAIPETLIESELFGHERGAFTDAQGKRIGQFEAAHEGTLFLDEIGDLSLTTQAKILRVIQEREFMRVGGSQTIKSDVRLITATNKNLEEAVKKGTFRSDLYYRINVVPLYLPSLRERKEDIGLLVKHFLRKKATEENKPVKELTPEALSLLIQYDWPGNVRELENVISRIFTLSSGITISVEDIPASYRSASRNSSSPDDSAGREVDFESTVKEFEKNLILKALKKNHYVQTRAAQSLGISRRMLAYKLQILGISIDEIASTEK; encoded by the coding sequence ATATTGCGAACGCTACTCATTATCGATGACGAAGCCACCATCAGGGAATCGCTCAGAGTTACTTTGAAGGATCGATTCGGGCTTCAGATGGCCCCGGGTGGAGAAGAAGGATTAAAACTACTCACTCAAGAAGAGATCGATCTGGTTCTTCTCGATCTCTCCATGCCCCAGATGAACGGCATTGAAGTGTTAAAGAGCATCCGGCTGTTGAAACCCCTCCTCCCCGTCATTATGCTGACCGGAACCGCTATGGTCAAATCTGCCGTCGAAGCGATGAAGGCGGGAGCCACCGATTATCTGACCAAACCCTTCGATCCGGAGGAACTCGTATTGGTCATTGGAAATGTCCTCTCTAAAACCTCATTGGAAAAAGAGGTCCTGCGGCTTCACCAGGAAATTGACACCCTGTATAACTTCGAGCATCTGGTCGGAATCAGCCAGGTCATGAATGAAATTTATGAAAAGATTGAATTATTGGCAGATACCAAAACAACTGTGCTGATCACAGGAGAGAGCGGTACCGGAAAAGAGCTTGTAGCCCGGGCGCTTCACTATAACAGCAACCGGAAGAACAGACCCTTTGTCGCAATCAACTGCGCGGCAATACCTGAAACTTTGATCGAGAGCGAACTCTTCGGTCATGAACGGGGCGCATTTACCGACGCCCAGGGGAAAAGAATCGGTCAGTTTGAGGCGGCTCATGAGGGCACACTGTTTCTCGATGAAATCGGCGACCTGAGTCTGACCACACAGGCCAAAATTCTCCGCGTAATCCAGGAGAGAGAATTTATGAGAGTGGGAGGAAGTCAAACTATCAAATCAGATGTCCGACTGATTACCGCAACGAATAAGAACCTGGAAGAGGCGGTCAAAAAAGGGACGTTCCGAAGCGACCTCTATTATCGGATCAATGTCGTTCCGCTCTACCTCCCTTCATTGAGAGAGCGCAAAGAAGATATTGGCCTCCTGGTTAAACATTTTCTGAGAAAAAAAGCGACCGAAGAAAATAAGCCCGTGAAGGAACTCACCCCGGAAGCGCTCAGCCTTCTTATTCAATATGATTGGCCGGGAAATGTCCGGGAATTGGAAAATGTCATCTCCAGAATATTTACTCTCTCTTCGGGAATCACCATATCCGTCGAAGATATTCCGGCGAGCTACCGCTCCGCCTCCAGGAACTCTTCCAGTCCGGATGATTCTGCTGGCAGAGAGGTTGATTTTGAATCCACCGTAAAGGAATTCGAAAAAAATCTGATTCTGAAAGCCCTGAAAAAAAACCACTACGTCCAAACTCGCGCCGCCCAATCACTCGGGATCAGCCGACGAATGCTTGCCTATAAACTCCAGATTCTGGGGATCTCCATTGATGAAATTGCGTCAACAGAGAAATAA
- a CDS encoding sigma-70 family RNA polymerase sigma factor, whose protein sequence is MSKPLNADPEWPLVQSIQDGQVECFEELIKNHEKAVFNFLLRYLGNYHDAEDVAQEVFLAAYRSIFHFRGESRFSTWLFRIAVNRAKNKKKSLILSIQRNRPIDPVENDSSHPPVLQFQNPGPDPEMQQNQKEIQRIVQKEIHLLKPEERAIILLNDFEERSYEEISMILDIPIGTVKSRLHRARMGLKKRLTPYINKHCGEGR, encoded by the coding sequence TTGTCTAAACCTCTAAATGCTGATCCGGAATGGCCATTGGTTCAAAGTATTCAGGACGGCCAGGTCGAATGTTTTGAAGAATTGATCAAAAATCATGAAAAAGCGGTTTTTAACTTCTTGTTGAGGTATCTGGGAAATTATCACGACGCCGAAGACGTCGCACAGGAAGTCTTTCTGGCCGCCTACCGTTCGATTTTCCATTTCAGAGGTGAATCAAGATTCTCGACCTGGCTCTTTCGAATCGCTGTCAACCGGGCAAAAAATAAGAAGAAAAGCCTTATTTTATCAATTCAAAGAAATCGTCCGATTGATCCGGTAGAAAATGATTCGAGTCATCCACCCGTGCTGCAGTTTCAAAATCCAGGTCCCGACCCAGAGATGCAACAAAATCAAAAAGAGATTCAGAGGATTGTTCAGAAAGAGATTCACCTGTTGAAACCGGAAGAGAGAGCCATCATATTGTTAAACGATTTCGAAGAGCGATCCTATGAGGAGATCTCGATGATTCTCGACATTCCCATCGGCACTGTAAAATCGCGTCTGCACCGCGCACGGATGGGGTTAAAGAAACGTTTAACCCCCTATATTAATAAACATTGCGGAGAGGGGAGATGA